Genomic DNA from Solanum pennellii chromosome 3, SPENNV200:
CTATATTTTCTCccttatattaaataataagaaaatttcaaaaaagaaaaagtatatgtatgtatggCAATAATTAAGTCATCCTATTTCtagatttttatcatttatagcaaatAGATATGAAGAGATAAATTTAAGATATATACGGAACCAATTCAACATTTAAGTTTTTGCTATTTGAATGTTGAGCTCAATTTTTACTATacatcatcaaaaaaatattcttaattagAATGTGAAATATGACACCAATAATCACGTAGAGAGATTCACCAAGTTttaatgaaagagaaaaaaacagtAAGGTAAAGTTGGCCCAAGGTATAAAACTCAAACTCGAGGACTATATTTCCATTTTTCGTAAGATTATGGACTAATTTGAAACATTAGAAAATCAAGGGACGAAACGGTCGAACGTTACTAAACTTTTTGCAGAATGACTATTAAACTATAGATCCGCTCATCTTCAACGGTcgaatttttcatattttaacgGCTACTTTTCTTCccatttctctctctctatcgtTAGCTTCATTCGAATCAATAATTTTGAACATCCTCTCATCAATTAGCATCCGGAACAAAAACATCTCAGCTTTCGATTTCCAAATTGTAACATAACTGTTGATTCAGGTACTTCCCAACAAATTTTATGCTTCTATGATGTGTAAATTTATaggaaaataatgtaaaatcgATGCGTAAATCATggatttttgttctttttcttcctAAATGATGGAAACGGATGAAAGTAAATCCATTCTATCTCTATTTTACCAATCCCTGATTGTTGTAGATATGATTTAGGGTTTATTGGATGTGTTTTCTGGATTTGTTCAGTAGAAGTAGTGGGAATGATGAGTTAGGGTTTAAGTTTCACTTCAATTAATGAGATTAGTGTTTGTGTTCTCATGGTGTTTGTTTTATGCTACACTGATCTTATAAAGATTGTTTTTTGTTAACAGATCTGAGGTCTTTTAAGATGACAGCTGCTCAAGGTGATTCAGTTCAGCAAATGGAAACTACATGTGGAACATTGCTATATGAATTGCAGGTAATTTTCATGAATTAGCTACTAGTGACTTGTTCGAAATTCATCAGTTCTTGATACTAATCTTGCAGTTCAAACatgtttccttctttttttcctcctttttttaaagattatatGGGATGAAGTTGGGGAATCTGATACTGAAAGGGATAAAATGCTGTATGAGCTTGAACGAGAATGTTTAGAAGTATATAGAAGAAAGGTGGATCAGGCTAACAAGAGTAGAGCTCAATTAAGGCAGGCAATTGCTGATGCTGAAGCAGAGCTGGCAGCTATCTGTTCTGCGATGGGGGAGCGACCAGTTCATATTAGGCAGGTCAGGAAAACATAACCAAATAGCCTTACAAGTTATCTTTTCAGGGATTTGTAGAAAGAAATGACATACATTTTGTTCTTTATCCAATCTCCGAGATGATAATTCGAAATAATAGCTTGTAATTGTATGTTTTTAAATGAGATTTACGTGTTAATTTTAGTTTCATGAAATAGTAATCAATTTTACTATGAATGTTGTGTTCAGTCTGATCAGAGCCTTGGAGGTCTGAAGGCAGAACTTAGAACCATTCTTCCAGAATTGGAAGAGATGCGCAATAGGAAATCTGATAGAAAGAATCAATTCATTGAAGTTACAAAGCAGTTACAGAAGATAAGGGATGAAATTTTTAAACCCACTGGTTGTACTTCTACTGCTGTGGTAATTGATGAAAGTGATTTATCGTTAAGAAAGCTAGAAGAATTACATGCTGAACTGCAGGCACTTCAAAAGGAGAAGGTCAGTTTTCTGCTGCACTCTATTCAGTTGTTCCAAATCTCCCCATACTCCCGAGCAAATGAAAGAACAACTATTTTGACTGATTTTTACTATCCTTTGGTGGCAGAGTGAACGCTTAAAACAAGTTCTGGACCACCTAAGTACTTTGAACTCACTATGCTTGGTTCTTGGTATGGATTTCAAAAATACTGTCAATGAGGTTCATCCGAGTCTAGGGGAATCTGAAGGAACCAAGAATATAAGTAATGACACCATCCAACATTTAGCTGCTGCAATAGGAAGACTAAGAGAGGTTAAGTTACTCAGGATGAAACGGGTATGCAAATTATTAAATTGTTCTGAAGTCActgattcttttttttcctttttaactcAATACACATTGTTGACCTTCTTATTGTCGCAGCTGCAAGAGCTTGCATCTTCCATGTTGGAACTATGGAATTTGATGGACACCCCCATTGAAGAGCAACAGACTTTTCAGAATGTTACTTGTAAGATAGCTGCCTCAGAACATGAGATAACAGAGCCAAATATCCTGTCAGTGGATTTCATTAATTATGTAAGTAAATGTATaattagataaattattttggcGTCTTCCACTACACGACTATTCCTTTTGTCATTTGAGAGTGTACTATGggaaatgacactaaaaatattttactatcaAGGTTGAGGGAGAATTGTCCCGCTTGGAAGAGTTGAAAGCAAGCAAAATGAAAGAGCTTGTTTTGAAGAAAAGATCAGAACTAGAAGAGATATGCAGAAAAACACACATGGTTGCTGATTCAGATAATGCGATGGATGTTGCTATTGAAGCTATTGAATCTGGTATTTATCTTGTAGCCAACAGGCAGTTCTAGTCTTAAGCCTACAGCCTGTTTATGTGATTAATGTCAAGATTTTTTTGCCTTTTTGCTCTCTTAAAGGAGCTGTTGATGCTGCTTCTATCCTCGAGCAAATTGAACTCCAAGTAGCACAAGTTAAAGAAGAAGCCTTCAGCAGGAAAGAAATATTAGACAAGGTGGAGAAATGGATAGCTGCATGCGAGGAGGAGTGCTGGCTTGAAGAATACAACAGGGTTGGTTTGCTTTTGACTTGCATTGTAATGTGCTTTATAAGTATACTCATTATCACTCAATTATCTCCTTTGACTCCTGCCCAGGATGAAAATCGTTACAATGCTGGACGAGGTGCACACCTTACTCTAAAGCGTGCTGAGAAAGCTCGTACTTTGGTTAATAAGCTTCCAGGTATAAGTTACATCCTGATTGTTTTGTCCCATTTGTCTGGAGTCtcatttttaatatgaaatcaTTGTCTTATAGATCTGGTGACTTCAGtgttgagaaaaataataatgttattatttttatctttgaaCTATTACTTCTTGACAACTTGTTATG
This window encodes:
- the LOC107012396 gene encoding 65-kDa microtubule-associated protein 3, with protein sequence MTAAQGDSVQQMETTCGTLLYELQIIWDEVGESDTERDKMLYELERECLEVYRRKVDQANKSRAQLRQAIADAEAELAAICSAMGERPVHIRQSDQSLGGLKAELRTILPELEEMRNRKSDRKNQFIEVTKQLQKIRDEIFKPTGCTSTAVVIDESDLSLRKLEELHAELQALQKEKSERLKQVLDHLSTLNSLCLVLGMDFKNTVNEVHPSLGESEGTKNISNDTIQHLAAAIGRLREVKLLRMKRLQELASSMLELWNLMDTPIEEQQTFQNVTCKIAASEHEITEPNILSVDFINYVEGELSRLEELKASKMKELVLKKRSELEEICRKTHMVADSDNAMDVAIEAIESGAVDAASILEQIELQVAQVKEEAFSRKEILDKVEKWIAACEEECWLEEYNRDENRYNAGRGAHLTLKRAEKARTLVNKLPVMVEALASKTKAWENERGIDFTYDGIRLLAMLEEYNILRQEKEEERKRQRDQKKLQGQLMAEHEAMYGSKPSPMKNQSAKKGRRMSCSGATNRRLSVGGTMLQTPKLSIGGTMPQTPKTEFNSTKATPNTHNTKKSDLFQFNYSNDDGLPALSSGRKGLDLAGLPLKKQSNTVNGCELEKTMTRKPFSPISSTDSSKFNATNILEDQNRKHNHNEMANKMLPSSQIFSTPVKTLYTTEEENRTPLTVPIIPVPSTPLTVSAPMQTAVTPVHNALVPCNYSKPVEEIPVEIEYSFEERRLGFVLPRTQV